From a single Pleurodeles waltl isolate 20211129_DDA chromosome 8, aPleWal1.hap1.20221129, whole genome shotgun sequence genomic region:
- the KCTD4 gene encoding BTB/POZ domain-containing protein KCTD4: MERRPARRDKDGEGAEPGGERPAAPAAAPASLLTLNVGGYLYITQRQTVQRYPDSLLEGAVSGRTPLPVDADGHLFLDRDGLLFRHVLNYLRNGELLLPEGFREYGLLAQEADHLGLRALAAEVRARWEREQAAARESTFLEVTDQHDRAQGLRVFCSAPDFITRLKARILLVSKSRLDGFPEEFSVSSNVLQFKYFIKSENGTRLVLKEDSTFVCTLETLKFEAIMLALRGGFRLLTNLDPAKGSIVHSDALHFIK, from the coding sequence ATGGAGCGCCGACCCGCCCGCAGGGACAAGGACGGGGAGGGCGCGGAGCCGGGCGGGGAGCGTCCCGCGGCCCCTGCCGCCGCCCCAGCCTCGCTGCTCACGCTGAACGTCGGCGGCTACCTCTACATAACGCAGCGGCAGACGGTGCAGCGCTACCCGGACTCGCTCCTGGAGGGGGCGGTGAGCGGCCGCACGCCCCTCCCGGTGGACGCCGACGGCCACCTCTTCTTGGACCGCGACGGGCTGCTCTTCAGGCACGTCCTCAACTACCTGCGCAACGGCGAGCTGCTGCTGCCCGAGGGCTTCCGCGAGTACGGGCTGCTGGCGCAGGAGGCCGACCACCTGGGGCTGCGGGCGCTGGCCGCGGAGGTGCGGGCGCGCTGGGAGCGCGAGCAGGCGGCGGCGCGGGAGAGCACCTTCCTGGAGGTGACGGACCAGCACGACCGGGCGCAGGGGCTGCGCGTCTTCTGCAGCGCGCCCGACTTCATCACTCGCCTCAAGGCGCGCATCTTGCTGGTGTCCAAGAGCCGGCTCGACGGCTTCCCCGAGGAGTTCTCGGTGTCCTCCAACGTGCTGCAGTTCAAGTACTTTATCAAGTCCGAAAACGGCACCCGCCTGGTGCTGAAGGAGGACAGCACCTTCGTCTGCACGCTCGAGACGCTCAAGTTCGAGGCCATCATGCTGGCCCTGCGCGGGGGCTTCCGCCTGCTCACCAACCTCGACCCCGCCAAGGGCTCCATCGTGCACAGCGACGCGCTGCACTTCATCAAGTAG